Part of the Xiphophorus maculatus strain JP 163 A chromosome 3, X_maculatus-5.0-male, whole genome shotgun sequence genome, TGCCTGACAACAGCAGGAGCACAGCTGGAAACTGGGCTCCAGTGTTGGCATCCCAGGTTATTGAACCATGAAGCCTCGCAGTTAGTCACTCAGTTCTCACACCTCACCTTCACAGGGAAGGAGTAGCGCCCATAAGGAGATACTGTGAGGTAGTGGCCCACCGTATGAATTTACTGGGCAATCGCAgatgaatgtctttttttaataaattttttttttggttgttttattggtttattggtTTGTCATGCTTGTGTCTTTCAGAGCGTACTTCTCATTCCTGTCCTTATACTCCTGATATTATATTCTGGCTCCAGCTTTTATGGTGCTAGAAAAGATGATCAGTGGCTCTCATCTGGTCACCCTTTTCTAGAGCTTTCAGAGGCGCCACTACAGGGAGGTAAAGTACTTTGCAATAGTATTCACCTTAAACAGTTATCCTTTTGTCAGATTTCAAGCGTtcacttcaatttattttattggaatttcatATGATCGACTAGCACAAAGTAGTGGTTAATTATAAGCAgaagaaagttattttaattgtgtttcgcAAAAAGAAATCTCTAAGGTGTGTTGTGTGTAGCAGAATCCAATTTTACTGCAACTACAGCTACAAATCTTTTGGGGTTATGTCTCTGCCAGCTTTACAACTAGAGACTGAAATACTTTCTTGCAAAATAGCTCAGGCTCAGTCAGATTGATGGAGATATTCTgtgaaaatcagttttcaaatgcTGGAACAAATAATTGCCTATGGTTAATGGTTTTCTCCAACTTGAGCTccagatttctgcagctcctccaaagccACTGCTTATCTGGTTAACGCCTTGCACAACTTGACAGCTTAGGTGGATGACCATGCTTTGGATTTGAGTAATTCATTTTCGCTCTAACCCGTTATGTTTCTTGGTCTTTGTGTTGCTTGTTCTCTAATTTCCAATAACAAACCTCAGATGCTTTCAGCTATACTGAGACTATATTATACTTATTTGCTAATTatttctgaaggcaattggttgcacAGGTTTTGGCTTACAGTTGCCAGTGTAACCGTGCcacacttttcttattttattattcattaaaaaccaTGTATCCTTTCTTTCCACTACACATTTTtactcttctgtttttgcttgtttgtcacataaaactctcctaaaacacattaaagttcgTGGCTCTAGCGTGACAGAGCGTTGAAACAGTTtgaggggtgtgaatactttggcGATTATTCCATATCCCACCTCCTCACACGTACACATACTTCTCCCTCAGTTAGGAGTGTGTTGATTGAACATTGTGTACTCAGGTCGCAGTTGTGTCGGCTGACTGATGTTGCCACTGTAGATATATTGAAGCTTTCTCTCCTCTAAAATGACTTTGCGCACCATCCTCTTGATGCTGGCGCACTTGCAAATGAAACACACGTGTTGTTGTTGCTCCTCTCCTCCGTTATTACATATGACGCGTGTTTGAGCGTcctaataaaaaacacagcaaacatgcaCAGCAAGCGAGCTAAAAACTCAACATGGAAGTAAAAGAGGGTGCATGGCATCAAAACGCGCCTGCTGATGTGGATCAGTCCCGAGAGAGCCCCCCCTTCCCCACCCCCTCTGTCCTCTGCCAGTCCCCCTGCTGGTGTCAGCAAcattgaaataagaaaaatatcacCGCGCAAGGAGAACAGAGGAAGGGGGGGGAAACACGCTCAGCAACAAGGGATAAAATTAGCGCAAAGCGGATGCACCGAATTTGAGCTCGGTCATGATGAAAAGGCCTGCGCACATTAATACGGACTGCCATGACAATCTGTAATAAGGCTACGTAGGCTACTTACCCAGAGAGCGCGTCCCAGAGCCAACTGCGTTCGAGGCAAAAGGAGCTGAAGGTGTTGCTGTCCTGCTCTCCGCTCCTATCGGTTCTAACTGCGAGCGATCCGCCGCTTCTGGTGCATTAGATTGTGGCTCCGATTACATAACTAAGGCCGGCGGAGGTTAAAAACACCCCCGAAAGGCGAGTTTGTTTCCCAGCAGAGCGCGGAGCCCTCCGTGCAACAACATCGGCGCGGGTGTTTTTCATAATCGGTACAGTCGACGGATCTCCGCCGAAGCGTCTCCGCAGCTAGGTGGCGTACTGGTTACACCCACTGGGTCTTATTTTGCCACTTCTCTCTCAGGGAAAGTTGGATCGCTCCCGCCAGTTCTCATGGCTCACGGCGCTCTGATGTACGTGTGTGCGCACACAAGCAGGCAAgcaatgaggaggaggaggaggaggaggaggaggaagaggaggaggagcaggagggggACGGGCTGAAGGCTGCAGCTCTCTAGTGCATATGTGCGTGTGCGGTTGGATGTGCGGGAATGCAACTGCGTGGCCATTTTCATGTGGCCAGAGGAGGAGATAAAACGGCGAAGTGAGCCCAGGTTCTCATTGCAGTTCATAACAGGCGATCAGAGGAAGGCTATTTAGTCTCTTAATAAAATGGCGACGACTTGGCTGAAGTGAGCTGCTGTCAGggtgtttttctcctcttctggTGGGGAGCAGCTCAGAAGTTGCAGAGTGCGTCATGTGAGATTGGGGGTTCAGCTCATACATTGCTGGGAGAGGCAAACAGGATATGagcatttattaaaaagttaaagtgaAGACTATTTATTATGCATTAgttaaacaaaaagcaaagagtCTCCCTCTATCACCCATCCACGGAtaacatcatatttttatttcaaacgtAACGTATTTGACAATAATAGAAGTTATAATATACATTATATcgttatctttgttttgttgccatTCAGAGGTTCCAAGTCAGAGCGGTTTAGGTCGACAGAGTGAGTGTGTGTCAAGTTCATTGATATACCTTGTCAAATAAATGGGTAAACATTctcaaaataatacatttttattgcagtagtGGAATATCAAGACtgcaattttaattaaatttctggctttaatttgagaacatttaatgagaataaaaacataacgCACACAGCAGCAAATTTCTCTCAGCCACTATatttaaaatgggaaagacaagagaacataaCCTTGAGGCTGTGCATTTTGAACTTTGCAAGACAGAAAATAGTTAAATTCTGCCCTGAATTTACTCAGATCTATAGTCTAAAAGTTTAAAGCTACTGGGACTGAGACAAACAAGGCCTGATGAGGGAGCTAGATTTGATCTCAACATGTATTTGCACccttaaatatttcttttgtttatgcgtttttgtcatttaattagATTGAATAAAATTTGAATGTTGGCtaaacataactttaaaaaatacaaagagttttcaaactctgattttaatgatttaggGGGCGAAACTATCAAAAACAACATGAgtctataaaaaagaaaaaagtaactgTTTGTGCCACAGTTGGTGGCAACATTCAACTTTGATGCGTGGCAATGTGTTTTTACGTCTCTATGGAGCAACTTTGTCCCACTCTTCTTTAAGTGGCCATTCGATCAAAATTAGTCGAAGAGTGCATGATTCTTGGACATTTGAAGTActtcaaactttaaatgttgtttaaagtCTAAAGtactttaaacaacatttaaagtaCTTCAGACTTCACTGCCTCAGCTAAGGTCAGTgttcataatttaatattaaataaagcaacatgGGCAATAATGGCATCCATAGGACACTTCCAATGTGGGAACCACTGCTGAGCGAAAAGGAAACTGGTCTCACAATTCCCAGTAGACATCTTGATGATCCccaaaagttaaacttttagTAATTATATCTAATGTAAAACGAATgcattattttacaataatgaACATCATATACAGTTAAATATGGCTGTAGCAGTGTATGGGCCTGTTAAAGACCTACTGCAATTGATTAACAAATTTATCCTTTAGTCAATAAATGGAttgttcaacattttctgctctgcagaTGAAAATCCTGAACATAAACCATAAATCAGCTTGTGATCTTAGGTCCAGCACACTTGTGGTATTCAGAAGATCTACAGAACACTCAAGTAAAAGTGTTGGAatgaatggcctagtcaaagtctgtaTTAAAATCTGGTCCAACTTAAAGCAACACTTTAAGTTGGGCCAAAATCCCCCCCAGAATGGACAGAGAGGTTTGATAGTCAGTTATCAGAAAGACTTCATTTCAAGACTTAAGTTCATCAGTTAACTTAAGTCTTGAAATAAGCTCAAGACTTATATTTTGCTTCTTTGCACCAAATATTTAAGGGTGCAAATACATGTTGAGATCAAATCTAGCTCCCTCATCAGGCCTTGTTTGTCTCAGTCCCAGTAGCTTTAAACTTTTAGACTATAGATCTGAGTAAATTTCTGAGTCTTGAAATAATTATACCAACAATGGTATCAGTTTTGAACAAAACTACtgccaaaacatttaatataacCAAAGAAGATAAATAAGATGCACACCACGCTGGTgcaaagaagcaaaataaaGTAACTTGAAGTATATGAAAAACATGATAGCTCAACAAGGTTACTCTTTAAACTCTGTACAAGATAtcatcatcggggccccccttccctccattcaggacatttcatcccagcgctgcgtgtcccgaggccgaaacatcatcagtgacccctcacacccccaccatggactgttctccctgctgccctctggaaagaggttccgcagcatccggtgcaggtccaccaggttccgaaacagcttttttccacttgccatcagactgctgaactcttaactggactgcactcaaaatctggtctccactttataccttgcacatgtacagagctaaataacttctattttactgtcagtcctgcactttatattttatatttaaatttatattcatattttatgctgtattttattttattctggagtaacctcacaacattggaagatcaaaacactgtcctgagccgtatgcaacgaaatttcgttctgtatacaccctgtgcatgcaaaatgacaataaagtcagtctaagtctctAAGTCTAAGTCTCTAAGATATGCGTAACAACgtttagaaacaaaatgtgcTAAAGTCCAAAGAACTCAATTTCCCATCTTTGAGGAGAAGCTTGTGTGATCTGATTGGCTAATGACTGTGCTACGTCACGTCCTTGCGTTCACGATGGCGTTGTCCATGACAGACCTGGCACATTGACTTCTACCGAGCTGTGTGGAGCTTTTCTTCCCCTCGTCCTCGTCTCGTTTTGTCGGTAGATGAAGTCAGCAGATAAACTCCCAGCATAAATATCTGTGGAAGTGAACCGCTGGTGAGTAGCTTCACAGGCCTCACAGCTCGGTAAGTGTTGCCTTCAcggcgctgctgctgctagctgttagctatGTGTTTATGCAAAGGTTACATGACTCGACTGAAGCCTTTAAATGCTTTAAAGCTTTCAAATATAAAAGTAGTCACTTTTCCTTGGCGTGTTTCAGATCATGTCCCTTCACAGACTGGCCTTCAGGCTGCGGCCAACGGTGAGAGTAATATTTGTGGGTTACCAACTGAGATCCAACTCATTCTCCAtgtttttaaaaccacatttgaGGTGTTAAACTAAGAGGTaaagatattttactttattttgctGCTGTGCTGCAGGTGACACATGTCAGGAGTCTTCATAGCAGTGGATAtgtccagcagcaggaagccGTGGCTGTGGAGCCAGAACCAGAGTCTGTATCAGTCTTCAGGACACAGGAAAAAGACCCAGtaagatgtttttaataattttctatGGGAATCGGGTGGTTTGGTTAAGAATCCAAATTTCCATTTATTACCAATTATTTGGTAATCCAttgatttccatttatttccaattactttttttaaaaagcataaggGCATATGTTCATGTTTCTTCTAAACAGATCCACTTGCtcctttatttatatatttaaggtTAATAGACtgtatatgtttttatgttcttcAGTGTTTGTAAACTGCTGCAAATTGAAagcacaaattaaattttttttaaagtttttaagtgTGCAAAAGCACGCTACATGTTTAATTGTCTGTACTTCTTAAGTAATAGGATGAAGCCACCACTGAGTGTGCCACTAAAAGAAGCcgatatataaaataattgaaacgCTAGAATTGgagatgatgtttttatttcagatagTCACTCATATTCACCAAAGCATTTGATCTGTTTATAGTCTGTTTTTAAGATTTCGCACAATCACTGTTCCTTTAAACATGAAGGACCGTTGTTATGTAATACTTTGTGCATATTGGTAAATATGTATGTACAGTCAGATTTATGCGTAACTTTATTTAcattcaaccaagaagtttaATTCTGACTGATAAGGAGGCAAGCATCTCTCAAAAGATAAAGCAATGTAAAATAAGTgtcaatttggaaaaaaagtaatttttttcaaaatgttttatttacatttggcATGACAGAAGGTTTTGCTACCCATCTCAACGGTGATTGGAAAAAAATTGTCATTAGACGTTACAGCAATCAAAAAGATTTTCTCATtgctgagcagctttttgcatgtttcctctGATTGTTTTTATGCTTGGTGATAAGCcaagtactttttttaaatttttttttacaattggtgtataaataaatgcatataaaaCGTACACATTGTTAAAACGAGATGGTCTGAGGTTATTACAAACCCTGAAGTTGCTTTGAACGTTTCCCATTGCATCtgtaataaaatcattttagagAGAACATTTTTGTGGTAATAACTAAATTGGTGACAATTAGTGTTTAAGTTAACATAAAACCTGTGGGAagcagttttcactttttaattgcCTTCTGTTACACTTGTCTCTTtgaaaagataaatgcatgttattttttctacccttatttattttagtgtctTCTTTTATAAGAATTGTGGCTTGAAATAAGTAAATTtagaaatcaaatttaaaataaagctgttttgTGGTcagattaattttgattaaaagacTCTGTTCCTTTCccagtttattattttgtccATCCAAAACCTCGTACCTTTACATGAGTGGCCTtgaattaatttccttttttcaacTTGTTCTTGTTCCTTTTATTGACAGATTCTACTTACttatgttgaaatatttgtaataaacgAATAACAGTTTGTCGTACCGGTGTAACagagtaatttttttatctgatatgtttgagatttgtatttttaatgtggGCTTTTGAAGTTTTGCACTTTGTTATGAAACATGTACAGATGTGATTATTCTGAGTGACTCATCTCTGTCCCTCGCTGACCCTCCAGGCTTGCCACTCAGACAAACATGTGGGACAGTTCTACACCCTGTCTTCTGCGCATGTCCGGCCTCTGTTTCCGGACAGCTTGCCTTGGCGCTATCAGCAACAGGCAAGTTCGTTTCTGAAGCTTTAATCGATGACCTGTACAAGTCATCAAAGTCAACCTGGCTATAAACCACGCTGTATCATTTCTAGATGAAGACGTTCAATGAGACCTGCATCATGGTGCGGCAGCCAGCCTTGGAGGTAATCTCTTACCTTAAAAAAGCCGACTACAGCCAGCCTGCCCTGAGATACGTATTCTGTATCCTTCAAAGCTCTAAGCCGCATCGACTGCAGAGATAAACAAAAGTTCTTTTGCCTCTTGAGCCTGAATAAAACGTCTGTTGTCGTCCTTATCTGGGGACTCAGACGGGCTGAAGGGGACTGGGAAAACAATGTCTCTTTGTCACACAGTCCACTTCTGCTACACACAGGGATGGCTGGTGCTTCACGTCCCTGATGGTGAGACGAACACAAATCCCACAAGTGTTTATCTGAAAACCAAAGAGATTAAAacccttcttcttctcctcttcctcatacAGCCCACCTGTGGGTGAAGAACTGTAAGGAGCTGCTGCCATCGTCCTATAAGTTGTCTCGCTTTGATCAACCGCTAGAAGCCACCACTTGGCTACGCAACTTCAAAATCACCAACGAACATTTTCTTCCAAAGGTAACATTAAAAATTACTCATTAACCTTGATGGTAGAGTTAAGAAATCAAGAGACAAAGGCTGGAATTAGAGCCTATTTTTTCccattattagatttttttttttgtacttgcaGCTGTAAACACATGCTAAAGAGACCCGCtgaataatattttagttttaaaaaagccGTTCTCCTACTCTTATTTATGTTAAGTTGCGAAATTAACAGTTTGTAAGCCAGAGTATTCACTGGAGTCTAACATACAAGCTCTGGTTGCTTTCCAATACAACTTGCTGATCTCACTCAGAACTGACATATTCACAACAAACCAGCTAACTTTTCACAGTTGTTCATGTAACCCgaagttgttttttccccatgtttgtcccgtcacaaacacaaacttggtagaacaaatgtgttttattgagatctTGTACTGAAAGTTGTGGTGGTGAACTGTATTCAGCTCCCTCTTTAATTCAGTGTTCCTAAATAAAGCCCATTACCATCAAGTCCTCTGTGAGTGTATAATTTAACTTCAGTAAATGcagatgttctgtgaaggcctcagaggtttgttagggGACATTGGTGACCAATCAGCATCATGGAACAAAGCAAGCGGTTATATAGTTTCAATTATTTGCTGCTATGTGTTGGTCTATCagtaaaatccccccaaaaatggGCTAAGATTCACGtttgtgaaatgaaaatatgattaatccTAGGAGATATCATTAGTTCTGGACAGGGCTTTCAGAATGTGCTGCAGAGATTTCCGCAGAGGGTCTTTAGTCTTGAtatgaagcaaaaatataaagagACACATTTACATCTCaaagtttatgtaaaaaaaaatcggatgtttgcaactttttttgttctcagaTAAAACTAAAAGAGCGGTATGTGTGGACGAAGAGGGAGTCCACCGAGGCGGGAAGTTCACTTGGAGAGCTGGTGGATCAGGTCAGTCCTTATCTTCCTCCAGTGTTTTTCATTAACAACGcgtcctctctctctccctctctcatgAACTCTGCTTTATTTCCACTCAAGTTAACTCTCCTTCAGGAgtctttaaagttttatctCTCCACCTCCACCGGTGATCAATAGCCAATGAGCCGAGCAGGGTGATGGATCAGCACAATGTTGTTGTACCACACGCATTGATGAGGACAGAAAGGAAGCGAGGATTTATGTGCAGCTGCAAAATCCTCACCTTTTGTCTGTCACATTTCAGCTTAGGGAGATTCATTGCATCCATCAGGGTCTGACTTGTCAGTGTTGGTGTTTCTGGAGGCTGTTGTGCAGGATGCTAACATGATTAGAGGAAGTACTGATAAGCATCCCTCTGCTGCATTATTTGATTTTCTATTAATCTGTCaaatacttcctgttttttttttccttttatctgaTAAAAACTTGACCCTTAAAATTTATTGCACTGTGTATAAAATTCCCCCTAAGTCCATCTGCTCTTTATCATAATGtggtgtttttaatatttttccgtCTTTTCACAGCATTGCATTTTTCATCTGAGCCTATTTGCTTTGCTGCAGGGAATATCGCGAGTAAAGAGTAGCAGCGACGTGGTGGGAGCGGTGATGAAGGAGCTCAGGCTGCAAAGCGGCCAACCGGGAGCCGACTTCCGCCTGGCCGTGGCTGTGGACGGCGTGAACGCCCTGTGGGGAAGATCCACCATCAAGAAGGAGGATAAGACCGCCGTAAGACAAAACTCATCCATCATGCTGCGTCATctgttgttttgtattttttccacaaacaggaagtcttATGTGTCCTTCTAATTTTCCTCAGGTGGATCCAGAGGAGCTCACTTTGGTTTATAACCTGAGAAAGCTGATGAAGAACGACTGGGTGAGAGGGATGCAGCAGTTAAAGCCTCACAATGCCGTTTCAGAAACCTGTTGTTGACATTTACCGTCTTGTCTCAGAGCGGCGGCGCCATCATTACCACTCTGTCTCAGACGGGCTCTCTCTACCTTCCAAAATCCGCCTACTTGCCTCAAGATCTTCTCGGAGAGGTAAGAGAATATTCTGTTTCATCTTGATGTTTGATCAGCTACTCCTCAGAGTACAGCAGATGATTCAGCTCTGCTGCTCAGTTTAGGCTAATGTACATCAAAAAAAGACGTCTTAAGTGGGTAAAGACGCAGCAATCGTAGCATCAAGGAAACCACTTCATTTAGTGACAAACCTCATCTATATGGGGTCTTTAAAAGATCAAAAAAATTCTTAGAATAGTCTCAGTTTTACATCTTGAGCAGTTTTAAAGACATCCAGAGTTGTTCAGTGTTCAGTTAAATTTACTGCTTTGCAGTAGCCATAACCCATGACTCTTTGCATATTTTGCCATTGTTCCACCtttttaaatatgctttgaGTTTTCATGTGCTAGACAATGTAGTGCCTTACTGAAGTGTaagaaaactgagaaattgTTTCTAAAAGTTTTTACATGCAGAAATTCGAAAAGTGTGCCATACATCCATTCCCTTTCAGTCAATACCTTACACACAAACATCTTTTGCTACTGTTACAACCACAAGTCGAGTGTATTATGTTTATCTCAGCTTTCCACATCTAAGCACTGACATTTTTTGTcaattctttgcaaaaataattttaagttcTGTTAGtctggatggagaacatcttGGAGcttcaattttcaagtcttgacAAAGTTTCTAGATTCGATTTAActctgaactttttaaaatatgaatatgctttgaaTCAAGGTCTGCCAGTGTAGCTCAGGCTGTATGTTTATGGTTGTTGCCCTCCTGAAATGGGAACATCTGCCTCAGTTTGCACTCTTCTGGAGCCTATAACTATAATTGCATTGTGTGCATTTATCATATAAAACCTCCCAGGAgtacattaaagtttttgaGATGTAAAGATTTATGCCTATTAAAGATTGTTTTAAACAACCCCTATGCAGATGTATGTCCATTATAATGTACTTCtcttaatattacatttatCCTTAGAGTATCATATTCTGTTTGGCAGGAAACTGCCTATTGAACTGTTCAACTtgctgtttttgtaaataaaataactttttactttCTAGTAGTACAGCATAGAGGTGTTGTTTTTCCATTGATAAAAGAGAGTAAAGCAAATAATGACTCGCATTAGTCTTTTCGACACTGCAGCACTTTACCATGTGACTTCATTAAGTCGTTTTGAACTAATTACTAGTATATTTGTTGTGCGACTGCACACCAGGAAATCAGTTCATCCTATTGCCTGATAAATCCCTCTTCTTGTGCCGAGAGGCATAAATTACGAGATTTAAAGTGCGATCACGTAACCCACCTaatggaaaacatttgcatcaaatgaatataatatttattatttacttcACCCTTGACTGTGTGGGCTTgactttagcttttttttcatcacattaatgcatatttgaaaacatttatcattCACTTCGTTCCTCTTCCCTCCTGAAGTGCCCGAAGCAGTCGTCATggtttctgattttactttttatatgtaaatCTATTGAAAAAATTGGACTGAATTTGTGATCTAAGTGCGTACTTTGggataataattaaaactatGGCTTTAAACGTGTCACACACCTGTAGACAACCGATTTCTCATTCGGTTCTTTAACTTCCTGTCGGTGTCGTCCTCATAGAGAGGCTTTGACAGCATGGATCCATTCATCCCCGTATCGGTGCCCAGCTACAGCGAGAAGGAGTTTGAGAGCTGTTACCTTTACTACATGGATCGGAACTGGCTGCAGCACCCACAGAGTGAGTTATGGTCCTGTCACTCTGCAGTTGtgtgattaaaaatgaaacgTAATTCTGACCATGTTTGCTTTCCCATCAGGCCGAACAGAAGAAGGGAAGAAAGAACTCGTCTTTTTGTGCAACATGAATCCATCCATGTTCGAAAGACTTTGTGGCTACTTGTGAAgtcacagaaacatttcatcACAACAATGCCACTGCATCAGAAACATACAAACATATATCTCTGTGGTGTGTATCATGCTGTAAATTATACTACTTTGTTGCtttcataataaaacattaccaaaaaaagaactgtttgttttttatctttaagaATATCACTAACTATTTTACAATTTGAAAATAGAGCATGTGTGGAAGAACTTGGATCAAGGTCTTGTTTGCCACAAAGTTACATCATCCATGTTTAACACTactggaaattaaatatttgaatattaaattattttcctagttaagctttgtttttttttgttagatttcATTGCTACAACCAAAAAACACAGTCATCAAAAAGCATTTGTCTCCTTAccaatttcttgtttttacactCTTATTACACTTGTGTGTTACAgatcaaagacattttaaaatcatacaAAGATGACATCAGTAAATGtataataaaaagttttcaagATCAGTCATCCAGAGAAACTTGGCTTTATGTGAAGGGTAATTGCCCCCTAAGCCTAATAGCTTGTTGTTCCCCCACTTGGCAGCAACAATTGTGGATGAACTTTGACCCACCCTTATTTTAGGATTATTTTATTCACGTTGTGTGATAAAATGTGCCATCCTGAAACATTTGAGCAGGTTTGGGTCCAGCCTTTCACCGAAGCCACTCtgaaaggtattttttttttttttttgcgtgagATGAACAATGTGCTGTTGTGCTGCAGATGATGGAACTGCTGCATAACCTAACTTAAGCTGCAAACTGATGGCCAGATATTGTTTTACAAGATGTTCTGCTAGAGAGCCGAGTTCATGATTCCATCAATGAAATGAAGTCGACCAGGTCCTGAAGCAGGAAAGCAGTCTCGGACAGACGAGTTTCCCAGACAGACCTTCTGCTCTGGGAACCCCGTGAAATCCCCCAGAATGAGCAGGACGGTGTCTCAGGCAAGAGGAATGTCTGGATTTCCCTCCCGCACATTTGCACTGCAACAATCTTCGATAAATATTCTTCAGTGGATGGATGAAATGTGGATATTCTATTTATTTGATTCTCATCTATAAACAAATATGCTCTTTTGCCAGTATTGCCCGTTTTTATGAATTGTGTTGTTCAATTGTGATTGCTTTTAACTCAGCCCAACCTCCTTTATttggtttattgtgtttttccccacttttaaagtattttctccACTGATTACACTTTTCTGAAATGGATTGCGTCCAATTTAAGGAATAATGGCAGATACATTTCACGCTATTCATCAGCACTGAAAACACGTTCTCTGTTTCACTCCCTAAATCCCGTTTTGACGGTAGAGCGCCCTCTAGCCGCAGGTAATTTTACTGCGACGCTGTTCACGTGATCGCTTTTCAATTCACGTGACCACTGCATAAAGGTGATCAGAAACTGATCAGGAAGTTCCCTGATGGGACAACAACAGATTGACGGAGGAGTGTTGTTACCTGGTCAGAGTTTCTTCTAGCTTCTTCTTCAGGTGATTTGATCGTTTATAAACAGATCTGAACGACAGGACTGTGAGGTGTTTGATTTTTGAACTGAGTGAGCTCAAGTTATGTTGCTAAAGTTTCAGAtccttattatttttattcGCCTTCAGGTAAAATGGTGCTGCTGTTGCCATCAGCTCTTGTCGTAGCTCTTGTTGTCAGTGCAGCAGACGTGACTCTTTGCGC contains:
- the dap3 gene encoding 28S ribosomal protein S29, mitochondrial, which codes for MSLHRLAFRLRPTVTHVRSLHSSGYVQQQEAVAVEPEPESVSVFRTQEKDPACHSDKHVGQFYTLSSAHVRPLFPDSLPWRYQQQMKTFNETCIMVRQPALEVISYLKKADYSQPALRYVFYGLKGTGKTMSLCHTVHFCYTQGWLVLHVPDAHLWVKNCKELLPSSYKLSRFDQPLEATTWLRNFKITNEHFLPKIKLKERYVWTKRESTEAGSSLGELVDQGISRVKSSSDVVGAVMKELRLQSGQPGADFRLAVAVDGVNALWGRSTIKKEDKTAVDPEELTLVYNLRKLMKNDWSGGAIITTLSQTGSLYLPKSAYLPQDLLGERGFDSMDPFIPVSVPSYSEKEFESCYLYYMDRNWLQHPQSRTEEGKKELVFLCNMNPSMFERLCGYL